One part of the Roseomonas gilardii genome encodes these proteins:
- a CDS encoding sigma-70 family RNA polymerase sigma factor codes for MSQTADTQTATYEGEFNFHDLLTTTLPRLRVQALALTRNRADADDLVQAAVTSALAARHSFTPGTNFGAWMFRILRNRFISDIRRKRETADLDDVPSSAFARPGAQEDSLVMRELRIHMARLPVEQRTALVMVTVQGMSYEEVAAAMNCAVGTAKCRVFRARQTLQRWLTGEERGSARNTTSRAAAQPRRTAVSGKGRASVVADEGDRATIFG; via the coding sequence ATGAGCCAGACCGCCGACACCCAGACCGCGACGTACGAAGGTGAGTTCAACTTCCACGACCTGCTCACCACCACACTGCCGCGGCTCCGGGTGCAAGCCCTGGCACTGACGCGTAACCGTGCGGATGCGGACGATCTGGTGCAGGCCGCCGTGACCTCAGCCCTGGCGGCGCGTCACTCCTTCACCCCCGGCACCAATTTCGGCGCCTGGATGTTCCGCATCCTGCGCAACCGCTTCATCTCGGATATCCGCCGCAAGCGCGAGACGGCCGATCTGGACGATGTGCCGAGCAGCGCCTTCGCCCGTCCGGGAGCGCAGGAGGACAGCCTGGTGATGCGCGAGCTGCGCATCCACATGGCCCGCCTCCCGGTCGAACAGCGTACCGCGCTGGTGATGGTGACGGTGCAGGGCATGTCCTATGAGGAAGTCGCGGCAGCGATGAACTGCGCCGTCGGCACCGCGAAGTGCCGCGTCTTCCGCGCTCGCCAGACGCTGCAGCGCTGGCTGACTGGCGAGGAGCGTGGTAGCGCTCGCAACACGACGAGCCGTGCGGCAGCCCAGCCGCGCCGCACCGCTGTCTCGGGCAAGGGCCGCGCTTCTGTGGTGGCTGATGAAGGGGATCGGGCAACCATCTTCGGTTAA
- a CDS encoding NepR family anti-sigma factor, giving the protein MPLAGRGPEEAGRHSENAPDAAFNKWLQMGLHTMFDDVASEPIPEDLLKLIERDREK; this is encoded by the coding sequence ATGCCGCTGGCCGGTCGGGGGCCTGAGGAAGCCGGGCGGCATTCAGAGAATGCCCCCGACGCCGCCTTCAACAAATGGCTCCAGATGGGCTTGCACACCATGTTCGATGACGTGGCAAGCGAGCCGATTCCCGAAGATCTCCTGAAGCTGATCGAGAGGGACCGAGAAAAGTGA
- a CDS encoding sensor histidine kinase, translated as MTALLMAAGVPVLVIAATNAMQGREATFEEASRRLATQRELVLVQAAAKVDGMSAMLQSLSRIDLPTRGAGESCASELHRVLDLYPGRYANLWISDGQHDHICSAVPEASTVMPPRDRISVALSSGLPAFGDIIPADGDQHARLPFALALSRPSGQPRVLVGGTLLLSSFLRPGLYPIPGQFSWLVDGQGEVVPLQGGEVNLAPRDLSMLSPADSVVQATARNGAEMSYAIAPFGPGLRIVVGQAYEPVRATAWSTLLQRLAELSAFLLACLVAIVVGADLGLVRPLHSLTERVKRWRPGMVFEKAPNGIEPREVIELEQAFDEATRALAARETDLVDALDQRDALMAEIHHRVKNNLQIVSSLLNLQANRIRDSKVQAEFRAARDRVRAIGTLHRYLYTQQSFEAIALRPFLEELATQQFSSQGEVAGERLRLRIEAEGDLRISTDQAVTVALFVTEAVSNAVAHAFPGEATGTITVRVTQEGPDVILDVQDDGIGLPASEAVPRGLGLGLQLLDGFARQLGGRLLREEGPGTCWRVRFPLRERAAPARNPGDRPRRAA; from the coding sequence ATGACCGCCCTGCTCATGGCGGCTGGCGTGCCCGTGCTCGTGATTGCCGCCACCAACGCCATGCAGGGACGTGAGGCGACCTTCGAGGAGGCCTCGCGCCGCTTGGCGACGCAGCGGGAACTCGTGCTTGTCCAGGCGGCCGCCAAGGTCGATGGCATGAGCGCGATGTTGCAATCCCTTTCGCGCATCGATCTTCCAACCCGGGGTGCCGGCGAAAGCTGCGCGAGCGAGCTGCACCGCGTGCTGGACCTCTATCCCGGCCGCTATGCCAACCTTTGGATCTCAGACGGGCAGCACGATCACATCTGCTCCGCGGTGCCGGAGGCGAGCACCGTCATGCCACCGCGGGACCGCATCAGCGTCGCCCTGTCCAGTGGCCTCCCGGCTTTCGGCGACATCATCCCGGCGGATGGCGACCAGCACGCCCGGCTGCCCTTCGCCCTGGCGCTTTCCCGCCCCTCCGGTCAGCCCCGGGTGCTGGTGGGGGGCACGCTGCTGCTCAGCAGCTTCCTCCGCCCCGGCCTCTACCCTATCCCTGGGCAGTTTTCCTGGTTGGTAGACGGGCAGGGGGAGGTAGTTCCGCTGCAGGGTGGCGAGGTGAATCTCGCGCCGCGCGACCTGTCGATGCTAAGTCCGGCGGACAGCGTCGTGCAGGCCACCGCGCGCAACGGCGCGGAGATGTCCTATGCCATCGCGCCCTTCGGCCCGGGTCTGAGGATCGTGGTAGGCCAGGCCTACGAGCCGGTCCGCGCCACCGCCTGGAGCACGCTGCTGCAAAGGCTGGCAGAACTCTCTGCCTTCCTTCTGGCCTGTCTGGTGGCGATCGTGGTGGGCGCCGATCTCGGTCTGGTCCGCCCGCTGCATTCGCTGACAGAACGTGTGAAGCGCTGGCGTCCCGGTATGGTCTTCGAAAAGGCTCCCAACGGCATCGAGCCTCGCGAGGTGATCGAGCTGGAGCAGGCCTTCGACGAGGCGACACGGGCATTGGCGGCGCGGGAGACGGATCTCGTCGATGCACTGGACCAGCGGGACGCGCTGATGGCCGAGATCCATCACCGGGTGAAGAACAACCTGCAGATCGTCTCCTCCCTGCTGAATCTTCAGGCCAACCGCATCCGCGATTCGAAGGTGCAGGCGGAGTTCCGGGCGGCGCGCGACCGGGTGCGCGCCATCGGGACCCTGCACCGTTATCTCTACACGCAGCAGTCCTTCGAGGCGATCGCGCTGCGCCCTTTCCTGGAGGAGCTGGCGACGCAGCAGTTCTCCTCGCAGGGGGAGGTCGCCGGCGAAAGGCTGCGGCTGCGGATCGAGGCGGAGGGGGACCTGCGGATCTCCACCGACCAGGCGGTGACGGTGGCGCTCTTCGTGACCGAGGCGGTCAGCAACGCCGTTGCCCATGCCTTTCCAGGTGAGGCCACCGGCACCATCACCGTACGCGTCACGCAGGAAGGTCCGGACGTCATCCTCGATGTCCAGGACGACGGCATCGGCCTCCCGGCGAGCGAAGCCGTGCCGCGCGGCCTGGGCCTGGGGCTTCAGCTCCTGGACGGCTTCGCCCGACAGCTCGGCGGGCGCCTGTTGCGGGAAGAGGGGCCCGGCACCTGCTGGCGCGTCCGCTTCCCGCTACGTGAACGCGCGGCCCCCGCCCGGAACCCCGGGGACCGGCCGCGCCGGGCCGCCTGA
- a CDS encoding RraA family protein: MAEYPFTAADLDALRQWDTPTICNALELVVPHRRGYGFTIRPLVASDPSLKPVCGLARTATIRAASPSGRAREVDRAARLGWYEYVADSAMPTVVVIQDLDDTPGTGAFWGEVHTNVHKSLGALGVVTNGSIRDLDTAAPGFQMLAGVVNPSHAYVHIVQYGQEVSVHGMAAHHDAVVHADRHGAVVVPHDAVSKLPAAIELCMRREAVVLDLCRSRDFSVAALKEALSKADEIH; the protein is encoded by the coding sequence ATGGCCGAATATCCCTTCACCGCCGCGGATCTGGACGCCCTGCGGCAATGGGACACGCCCACGATCTGCAATGCGCTGGAACTGGTGGTGCCGCACCGCCGCGGCTACGGCTTCACCATCCGCCCGCTGGTCGCCTCCGACCCATCGCTGAAGCCGGTCTGTGGTCTGGCACGCACCGCGACGATCCGCGCCGCCTCGCCCTCCGGCCGGGCGCGCGAGGTGGACCGCGCGGCCCGGCTCGGCTGGTACGAGTATGTCGCGGATTCGGCGATGCCGACCGTGGTGGTGATCCAGGATCTCGACGACACGCCCGGGACCGGCGCCTTCTGGGGCGAGGTCCATACCAACGTCCACAAGTCGCTGGGCGCGCTGGGTGTCGTCACCAACGGCTCGATCCGCGATCTCGATACCGCCGCCCCGGGCTTCCAGATGCTGGCGGGGGTGGTGAATCCCTCCCATGCCTATGTGCATATCGTGCAGTACGGGCAGGAGGTCTCGGTGCATGGCATGGCCGCCCACCATGATGCTGTGGTGCATGCCGACCGGCACGGCGCCGTGGTGGTGCCGCATGACGCGGTGTCCAAGCTGCCCGCCGCGATCGAGCTCTGCATGCGGCGGGAAGCGGTGGTGCTGGACCTGTGCCGCTCGCGCGATTTCTCCGTGGCGGCCCTGAAGGAAGCCCTGTCGAAGGCCGACGAGATCCACTGA